Proteins encoded by one window of Juglans regia cultivar Chandler chromosome 15, Walnut 2.0, whole genome shotgun sequence:
- the LOC108994591 gene encoding receptor-like protein kinase FERONIA, whose translation MGNISILKPILLVFLVLFLDHRHISVANSTVPRYIAVDNIALNCGSSGNSTDMYNRTWIGDIEPSKFAPIEERNQKSVTSRAQSQDSFAETVPYNMTARLSYSQFTYVFHVTSGPKFVRLYFYEDSYSGFDGSLAFFTVEANSKFTLLRNFSASILSNYLGKSKRLSKEFCINVEDDQKLNLTFIPTPSTASSRFFAFVNGIEIVSMPTYLYYSSPENQGPPHVGQNGRFPIDYNWALEMIFRLNIGGTSISPTDDTGMFREWSPDIPDYLLSGGVIPREPNLTLKYSVIPNYTAPDNVYRSAITMGPNNTWNLLSNLTWGLPVDPGFNYLVRLHFCEIESNITMAGERPFIIYIDNKTAEGTADVIMWSGGRDKPVFQDYVVMIQKMGVEDYKSTLFIALHPGKATNAIYDAILNGVEVFKLSDNNNNLAVPNPPNTSLRSPPPAQQPASTSNSRKKRFIAIGTGVGLFLALLTLTCCVVVWKLRTSKRYGSYYQVLKCWFWSGQNKGKSTRTKASSLPEELCRQFSLEEIKTATHNFDEGLVIGVGGFGKVYKGFVDDGTMTVAIKRLNPESKQGAQEFWREIEMLSQLRHVHLVSLIGYSNDEREMILVYDYMSNGTLREHLYDTDKDPLPWIQRLEICIGAACGLNYLHTGVKHPIIHRDVKTTNILLDENRVAKVSDFGLSKEGQDDKAVSTMVKGTFGYLDPDYARRRQLTEKSDVYSFGVVLFEVLCARKALNPKLEEEQWNLANWARKCIEKGTMGEIIDPNLMGKIAPECFKVYVDIAESCVRDQGSQRPTMNDVMDKLSFALQRQKEADAAKEKINPDGKETYTEVLSFHVSDTTETRRYNNIFSSTQVSESDSGTWLTTNNTGMTYPSLDSDTVKCEEMSTDTSNVSKA comes from the coding sequence ATGGGGAACATCTCAATACTGAAACCTATTCTGCTCGTCTTCTTAGTGCTCTTCCTTGATCACCGTCATATTTCAGTCGCTAATTCTACTGTTCCTCGTTACATTGCCGTTGATAATATTGCCCTCAACTGCGGCTCTTCTGGCAACTCAACGGATATGTATAACCGAACGTGGATTGGAGACATAGAGCCCTCCAAATTCGCTCCCATAGAAGAACGTAACCAGAAATCTGTTAcctcaagagcccaaagccaaGACTCATTTGCAGAAACTGTCCCCTACAATATGACTGCCCGTTTATCCTATTCCCAATTCACCTACGTATTTCATGTCACCTCCGGTCCTAAATTTGTTCGTTTGTACTTTTACGAAGATTCATACTCTGGTTTTGATGGATCTCTGGCCTTTTTTACCGTCGAAGCAAACAGTAAGTTCACCTTACTTAGAAACTTCAGTGCTTCCATTCTTTCTAATTACTTGGGGAAATCAAAACGTCTTTCTAAAGAGTTCTGCATCAACGTTGAAGATGatcaaaaattgaatttaacatTCATTCCAACGCCAAGTACTGCTTCTAGCAGATTCTTTGCTTTCGTTAATGGAATTGAGATCGTCTCCATGCCAACGTACCTCTACTATAGCAGTCCAGAAAATCAGGGCCCACCTCACGTTGGCCAAAATGGTCGTTTCCCTATAGACTACAACTGGGCACTCGAGATGATTTTTCGACTCAATATCGGGGGCACGTCGATATCGCCGACGGACGACACTGGCATGTTTAGAGAATGGTCCCCAGACATCCCTGATTACTTGTTGAGTGGAGGCGTGATCCCCCGTGAGCCAAATTTGACGCTCAAATACTCAGTAATACCAAATTACACTGCCCCCGATAACGTTTATCGGTCTGCAATCACGATGGGTCCAAACAATACTTGGAACTTGCTTTCTAATTTGACATGGGGTTTACCCGTAGATCCGGGGTTCAATTATCTGGTCAGGCTTCATTTCTGCGAAATCGAGAGCAATATAACGATGGCCGGGGAAAGGCCATTCATTATCTATATAGACAACAAGACAGCCGAAGGTACCGCTGATGTAATTATGTGGAGCGGAGGAAGGGATAAGCCTGTGTTTCAGGATTATGTAGTGATGATCCAAAAGATGGGAGTTGAGGATTATAAGAGTACACTCTTTATTGCTCTACACCCTGGAAAAGCTACCAATGCAATCTACGACGCCATTTTAAATGGGGTAGAAGTGTTCAAACTGAGCGACAACAATAACAACCTAGCTGTACCCAATCCTCCCAATACTTCGCTGCGCTCTCCACCTCCGGCTCAGCAACCTGCTTCGACATCCAACTCAAGGAAAAAAAGATTCATTGCCATTGGAACCGGTGTAGGCTTATTCTTGGCCTTGCTCACTCTAACGTGTTGCGTGGTTGTTTGGAAACTGCGGACATCTAAGCGTTATGGTTCTTACTATCAAGTATTGAAGTGCTGGTTCTGGTCTGGCCAAAACAAAGGAAAGTCAACGAGGACAAAAGCCTCATCACTACCCGAAGAGCTATGCCGCCAATTCTCACTTGAAGAAATCAAAACAGCAACCCACAATTTCGATGAAGGATTAGTTATTGGCGTCGGTGGCTTTGGGAAGGTATATAAGGGTTTCGTTGACGATGGCACCATGACCGTGGCGATCAAGCGTTTGAACCCAGAGTCAAAGCAAGGGGCCCAAGAGTTTTGGAGGGAGATTGAGATGCTCTCCCAGCTTCGCCATGTCCACCTCGTCTCTCTCATTGGATACTCCAATGACGAGAGGGAGATGATCCTCGTCTACGACTACATGTCCAATGGGACACTACGAGAACACCTCTACGACACGGACAAGGATCCCCTCCCGTGGATACAAAGGCTCGAAATTTGCATCGGAGCAGCATGTGGTCTGAACTACCTGCACACGGGAGTGAAGCACCCAATCATCCACCGTGACGTGAAGACGACCAACATTTTATTGGACGAGAATCGTGTGGCCAAGGTTTCTGATTTCGGGTTGTCCAAAGAAGGTCAAGATGACAAGGCGGTTAGTACCATGGTAAAGGGCACGTTCGGGTATTTGGATCCAGATTATGCCAGGCGTCGACAACTGACAGAAAAATCAGACGTGTACTCATTTGGCGTAGTGCTCTTTGAGGTATTATGTGCCCGAAAAGCACTGAATCCAAAACTGGAGGAGGAGCAATGGAATTTGGCCAACTGGGCCCGGAAATGCATTGAGAAGGGGACCATGGGTGAGATCATAGATCCGAATCTGATGGGCAAGATAGCTCCGGAGTGTTTCAAGGTGTACGTGGATATCGCAGAGAGTTGCGTGCGTGATCAAGGGAGCCAACGGCCCACCATGAACGATGTTATGGATAAACTTAGCTTTGCATTGCAACGGCAGAAGGAAGCAGACGCCGCGAAGGAGAAAATAAATCCCGACGGCAAGGAAACCTATACGGAGGTATTATCATTCCATGTTTCTGATACAACTGAAACTCGCCGATACAATAACATTTTCAGCAGTACTCAAGTGTCGGAATCGGATAGTGGAACCTGGTTGACTACAAATAATACAGGGATGACCTACCCAAGTCTTGATTCTGATACTGTGAAGTGTGAAGAGATGTCTACGGACACCAGCAACGTCTCCAAAGCTTAA
- the LOC108994574 gene encoding cell number regulator 2-like: MYPNNADPKSASQALPPQPYAARPHVGQWSTGLCDCFDDPSNCCVTCCCPCITFGRIAEIVDRGQTSCACAGLIYAALAYIGCACLYTCTYRTKLRAAYSLQEDPCADCCVHFWCTHCALCQEYRELKNRGFDPAIGWMANAQRMNGATTTPPFVAPGMTR, from the exons ATGTATCCCAATAATGCAGACCCAAAATCAGCTTCTCAAGCATTACCACCTCAACCATACGCTGCTCGACCTCATGTGGGGCAATGGTCGACCGGGCTCTGTGATTGCTTTGATGATCCCTCCAATT GCTGTGTTACCTGCTGCTGTCCCTGCATCACCTTCGGCCGCATTGCTGAGATTGTGGATAGGGGACAAACAA GTTGTGCCTGCGCGGGCCTAATCTATGCGGCCCTTGCCTATATCGGGTGTGCATGTTTATACACATGCACATACAGAACAAAACTGAGAGCCGCGTATTCGCTGCAAGAAGATCCCTGTGCCGATTGCTGTGTCCATTTTTGGTGCACTCATTGCGCTCTTTGTCAAGAGTACCGCGAGCTTAAAAACCGTGGCTTCGACCCTGCCATAG GTTGGATGGCTAATGCTCAGAGAATGAATGGTGCCACCACGACGCCTCCATTTGTTGCGCCTGGCATGACTCGTTAA